The Glycine max cultivar Williams 82 chromosome 12, Glycine_max_v4.0, whole genome shotgun sequence genome window below encodes:
- the LOC100795145 gene encoding stress-response A/B barrel domain-containing protein At5g22580, which translates to MGTFNHYVIVKFKDGVAVDELIQGLEKMVSGIDHVKSFEWGKDIESHDMLRQGFTHVFLMAFNGKEEFNAFQTHPNHLEFTGVFSPAIEKIVVLDFPSNLVKAPARSSTYSSK; encoded by the exons ATGGGGACTTTCAATCACTATGTGATTGTTAAGTTCAAGGATGGTGTTGCTGTTGATGAACTCATTCAAGGGTTGGAGAAGATGGTCTCGGGGATTGACCATGTCAAGTCCTTCGAATG GGGAAAGGACATTGAAAGTCATGATATGCTAAGACAAGGTTTCACTCATGTTTTCTTGATGGCATTCAATGGGAAGGAGGAGTTCAACGCATTTCAGACTCACCCAAATCACCTTGAGTTTACTGGAGTATTTTCACCTGCTATTGAGAAGATTGTGGTGCTGGATTTCCCATCTAACCTTGTGAAAGCACCAGCAAGATCCTCAACTTATTCAAGCAAATAA
- the LOC100810401 gene encoding dehydration-responsive element-binding protein 1F — MDFEIINESPDSTSLSSPSSLSPCTPPNSNPLSDSPNPQPSNIYTNPSHKRKAGRKKFRETRHPVYRGVRQRNRNKWVCEIREPIKKSRIWVGTYPTPEMAARAHDVAVLALSGTSANFNFPDSVSLLPLAKSRSAVDIREAAKATTTAEAFIPNTVFACSHKNAEDTCLNIGMHDDGSEMFFDEEAVYNMPGLLDSMAEGLLITPPSMKRAMDWDDIGCVIDLTLWTN; from the coding sequence atGGACTTTGAGATTATTAACGAATCTCCTGATTCCACTTCACTCTCCTCCCCCTCTTCACTCTCACCATGCACACCACCAAACTCTAATCCACTAAGTGATTCTCCAAATCCACAACCAAGTAATATATATACCAATCCATCTCACAAGAGAAAAGCAGGTAGAAAGAAGTTTAGGGAGACACGCCACCCTGTGTATAGGGGTGTACGGCAAAGGAACAGGAACAAATGGGTGTGTGAAATAAGggaaccaataaaaaaatcaaggatTTGGGTAGGGACATACCCTACTCCTGAAATGGCAGCTAGGGCACATGACGTGGCTGTCTTGGCACTTAGTGGCACCTCAGCAAACTTCAACTTCCCCGATTCAGTTTCCCTTCTCCCACTTGCAAAGTCACGTTCTGCTGTAGATATAAGAGAAGCAGCAAAAGCTACTACTACTGCTGAGGCTTTCATACCAAACACGGTCTTTGCTTGCTCTCACAAGAATGCTGAAGACACTTGTTTGAACATTGGCATGCACGATGATGGGTCCGAAATGTTCTTTGATGAGGAGGCAGTGTATAATATGCCAGGGTTGTTGGATAGTATGGCAGAGGGTTTGCTTATTACCCCGCCCTCTATGAAAAGAGCTATGGATTGGGACGATATCGGTTGTGTAATAGACCTCACTCTATGGACAAATTAA